A genome region from Alistipes dispar includes the following:
- a CDS encoding PcfK-like family protein translates to MAQENKATDYFKQTIQSYLQRRAQEDELFAPRYANPKKNIDDCITFILNYVKQSGCNGFADDEIYSLAMHYYDEDDIDIGKPLTNCKVVVNHTIVLTEEEKAEARRQAMQKATDEAYRKITQGKNKTKKAETATQSSLF, encoded by the coding sequence ATGGCACAAGAGAATAAAGCGACCGATTATTTCAAACAGACGATCCAAAGCTATTTACAGCGCCGGGCGCAGGAGGACGAATTGTTCGCCCCCCGGTACGCCAATCCCAAGAAGAACATCGACGACTGCATCACGTTCATCCTCAATTATGTGAAGCAAAGCGGGTGCAACGGCTTCGCGGACGATGAAATCTACTCGCTCGCCATGCACTACTACGACGAGGACGACATCGACATCGGCAAGCCCCTTACCAACTGCAAAGTTGTGGTAAATCATACGATTGTACTGACCGAGGAAGAAAAAGCCGAAGCACGACGCCAAGCCATGCAAAAGGCAACGGACGAAGCCTACCGGAAAATTACGCAGGGTAAGAACAAGACCAAGAAAGCTGAAACGGCCACCCAATCATCACTATTTTAA